The following are encoded together in the Candidatus Methylomirabilis oxygeniifera genome:
- a CDS encoding protein of unknown function (Evidence 5 : No homology to any previously reported sequences): MIFLIEYNRGEGRIVNFRAFEDSERRNAEDSRLEIELNLNRAGVDHEVVLLEAASEEALRRTHRRYFEDLKQLCETPLP; encoded by the coding sequence ATGATATTCTTAATTGAGTACAACCGTGGCGAGGGCCGCATTGTCAACTTTAGAGCCTTCGAGGACTCGGAGCGGCGGAATGCTGAGGACTCACGGCTTGAGATCGAGTTGAACCTCAATCGCGCAGGAGTGGACCACGAAGTAGTCCTGCTGGAAGCAGCCAGCGAAGAAGCGTTACGTCGGACACATCGGCGTTATTTTGAGGACCTCAAACAGCTCTGCGAAACCCCCCTACCATAA
- the rpoS gene encoding RNA polymerase sigma factor RpoS, whose product MAKGSFADFYNRVSDDALGAYLKRIAQVPLLKKEEELKLGKATQRGDEKALKQLVEANLRFVVKVALRYRGCGLSLPDLINEGNIGLLEAARRYSPDYNVKFITYAVWWIRQAIMQALAISGGAVRLPLRKARLASQLDDVRADLSQQLQAEPTDSEVTEELDLSASDLEGALHRAGQLAFLSDEIGLEQRIGMELYESKQLPPADYELIRRSLREEVERMLRSLNDRERLIVELRFGLGKEEAMTLKEVGKRLKLSRERVRQIEERAKQKLCVWAKSRHLKDYLN is encoded by the coding sequence GTGGCGAAAGGGTCATTTGCAGACTTTTACAACCGGGTCTCCGACGACGCCCTTGGTGCGTATCTGAAGCGGATCGCTCAGGTTCCTCTTCTCAAGAAGGAGGAGGAGCTGAAACTGGGGAAGGCGACCCAACGGGGAGATGAGAAGGCCTTGAAGCAACTGGTCGAGGCCAACCTCCGTTTCGTGGTCAAGGTAGCCCTCCGCTATAGAGGGTGCGGTCTGTCGCTGCCGGACCTGATCAATGAAGGCAACATCGGCCTGCTTGAAGCCGCGCGCCGCTACTCTCCGGACTATAATGTCAAGTTTATCACCTATGCCGTCTGGTGGATCCGACAGGCGATCATGCAGGCTCTGGCCATCAGCGGAGGGGCGGTGAGGCTGCCGCTCCGGAAGGCTCGCCTCGCCTCGCAACTTGACGACGTCCGCGCGGATCTCTCTCAGCAGTTGCAGGCGGAGCCGACCGATTCAGAGGTGACGGAGGAACTGGATCTGAGCGCGAGCGATCTGGAGGGGGCGTTGCACCGGGCAGGTCAGTTGGCCTTTCTCAGCGATGAAATCGGCCTTGAACAACGAATTGGAATGGAGTTATATGAGTCGAAGCAGCTCCCTCCTGCCGACTATGAACTGATCCGGAGGTCGCTCCGCGAAGAGGTGGAGCGGATGCTTCGCAGTCTCAACGACAGAGAGCGCCTCATCGTGGAATTGCGCTTCGGGTTGGGGAAGGAAGAAGCGATGACCTTGAAAGAGGTCGGCAAGCGACTCAAGCTTTCGCGGGAACGGGTCCGACAGATTGAGGAGCGCGCCAAGCAGAAATTATGCGTGTGGGCCAAATCCAGGCATCTGAAAGATTATCTGAATTAA
- a CDS encoding protein of unknown function (Evidence 5 : No homology to any previously reported sequences), with protein MTNLSHTQIDQLGDRLREDSLTESDLRILDEYRRSFEEACETVVRFLREGLKLQPTGRPAKSTGSLIEKLRRESIRLSQVQDIAGCRVVVADITEQESIAVALLFMWPGASVIDRRADPSHGYRAVHIIAKTSGKLVEIQVRTLLQHLWAELSEKLSDVFDPDIKYGGGHDAIRRLLATFSADIARVEESELRIARLIEQHGSEQNLQELRERVVDLKKEIAGSLNRLISELVNLKGQKQ; from the coding sequence ATGACAAATCTTAGCCATACGCAGATTGACCAGCTTGGAGACCGCTTGAGGGAAGATTCTCTCACCGAGTCCGATCTAAGAATCCTCGATGAGTATCGACGGTCGTTTGAAGAGGCGTGCGAAACTGTAGTCCGATTTCTACGTGAGGGACTCAAATTGCAGCCAACGGGAAGACCAGCCAAATCTACGGGCTCGCTGATAGAGAAGCTCCGTCGCGAAAGCATCCGGCTGAGCCAGGTGCAGGATATCGCCGGGTGCAGGGTAGTCGTAGCCGACATTACGGAGCAAGAAAGTATTGCTGTAGCATTACTTTTCATGTGGCCTGGGGCGTCCGTAATAGACCGCCGAGCCGATCCCAGCCATGGCTACAGAGCGGTTCACATCATTGCCAAGACCTCTGGGAAGTTGGTCGAGATCCAAGTCCGGACTTTATTACAGCACCTCTGGGCGGAGCTCTCGGAGAAGTTATCGGATGTCTTCGATCCGGATATAAAATATGGCGGCGGTCACGACGCAATTCGACGGTTACTTGCAACTTTTAGTGCAGATATAGCAAGGGTAGAAGAGTCAGAGTTAAGAATTGCACGTCTCATTGAACAGCATGGAAGTGAGCAGAATCTACAAGAATTGCGAGAACGGGTTGTTGACCTCAAGAAGGAAATAGCCGGCAGTCTTAACAGGCTAATCTCTGAATTAGTCAACCTAAAGGGGCAGAAGCAATGA
- a CDS encoding protein of unknown function (Evidence 5 : No homology to any previously reported sequences) yields the protein MTRHKHPATRPWTFLLYMCGDNHLEADIKKDFEEIRRVGSVDRCYVVAQVDTAAGARRYVLPPKSSKGASSPLSSVDCGRVNTGDPKTAIDFFLWGIEHAPSDHVAIILSGLGISPEYVREHLAVDAGRSGAEEIDARVLQKLFTICHDRTAQDALEAHELRAILEQIADKRHAPVDLVGLDMGAAAFVEIAYQMERLAHVLVASQRLLPDDGWPYQRILSKWQTRAAKPNADAHALGRIIVDTVADAYPGKDVSMAAVNLDALDDAGRVLDTMALALMQHLGDWHVFNAVSRAGRKTDWITTDGLDKSPTSQQSAKQPEAWTHLPAVDLFALLKNLQRELVIEGKETKSTFGQRARIVQLGDLVGKALDVFTASTRSGNALLLHTRPKDRGLSILLPPTRDPMGSNKSGEHSFQLADSNYLDLRFAKRVHWAALLGAFQLISEKPHVLWRLVSSMLSDANGSARDELLRRLISPDSVIEGLKGQFQSLDDKTALTLSLDSVITQDAEGGRQHYRLRLESAVAGAIVAEHKSRVFQPAIDATLGALQQLLQSSEETETARQKLESFGRSLGEDILQDLADRLLDERSEATRRQPDRTPHLRLQIPAEFMRYPWELISDRQGMLSDRYALGRQVFMEAGHARRVMQRKPGPIEVLVIGDPQFSPEFARQCEKTHGWRPRQLPGAQREARMVINEFDRLGDELLGMVPIRVTPLVGVRVTVNDVRQHLRSGRFDIIHYAGHAYFDKKDAESSAWLLSDAMLRAREIRNTLAWTDSPPWLVFANACEAGMDAGASAMRYHSDVFGLATAFINQAVAAYIAPLWPVDDQAAAQLAVDFYRALLLDRASLGEALRFAKSMAKDDLLAANNAGVAMPARSALSWASVVLYGDPTPRLLESLWTPHAERAAREMAPEPTPVPSRPGRSRIRMKRLAQATAKEIDGLIAGPGIRQLSVDVARGIESLPEKTPGFELVEINGIRVWQIIDPNTGQRLPLPGSELGTAAMKDSVRGALGLERGFKDYLRVIGRWVVGTITGDETKPLIFRLVEQFDRETVAVEQLLHITSGPQYDPLPRSGQWGWLDGAPAPGQTDRVLLIIHGTFSKTESPINGLGEQFLDWARQQYRGVIGYNHWTLSKSPEDNAKELWERLDPRLRTGHRLDIITHSRGGLVARALIELGNHDDAVRRLVFVGTPNSGTDLANPDNWGRAADVLINLAHADPTGFYGRLSGLFVQLLVRGAVKAIPGLHAQNPTAQGTSDFLRRLQSPAPLPKNVSYAAIAANYEPERDEFNLKRLLSEAGDATIDAFFGDPNDLVVDTAHVWSVDATPNLETVGPVIPAHRILIFNPDPKVPTPPGVLVHSMSGVHHTNLFTWPQTRDFLRRHLA from the coding sequence ATGACTCGACACAAACACCCGGCTACAAGGCCGTGGACGTTCCTCCTGTATATGTGCGGCGACAATCATCTGGAAGCCGATATCAAGAAAGACTTCGAGGAGATTCGTCGCGTTGGAAGCGTCGACAGGTGTTACGTTGTCGCTCAGGTGGACACGGCGGCCGGCGCCCGGCGGTATGTGTTGCCGCCCAAGTCGAGCAAAGGCGCATCCTCGCCGCTCTCTTCGGTGGATTGTGGCCGCGTCAACACGGGGGATCCGAAGACGGCGATTGATTTTTTCCTGTGGGGCATCGAGCACGCGCCTTCCGATCATGTGGCGATCATCCTCTCAGGACTGGGAATCTCTCCTGAGTATGTTCGCGAGCATTTGGCGGTTGATGCGGGTCGTTCCGGAGCCGAAGAAATCGACGCTCGCGTGCTGCAAAAGCTTTTCACTATTTGTCACGACCGCACCGCTCAAGATGCGCTCGAAGCCCACGAGCTTCGCGCCATTCTTGAGCAGATTGCAGATAAGCGACACGCGCCGGTCGACCTCGTTGGGTTGGATATGGGCGCAGCGGCGTTCGTTGAAATCGCGTACCAGATGGAGAGATTGGCCCATGTGCTTGTCGCATCGCAGCGATTGTTGCCAGACGACGGTTGGCCGTACCAACGCATCCTCTCCAAGTGGCAGACGCGAGCCGCCAAACCCAATGCTGACGCACACGCGCTTGGTCGAATCATTGTCGATACTGTGGCCGATGCGTATCCCGGGAAAGATGTGTCGATGGCCGCAGTCAATCTCGACGCGCTCGATGATGCCGGGCGCGTGCTCGACACAATGGCGCTGGCGCTCATGCAACACCTGGGCGATTGGCATGTGTTCAATGCCGTGAGTCGAGCGGGCCGGAAAACGGATTGGATCACGACCGATGGACTCGATAAGTCCCCGACTTCACAGCAATCCGCCAAGCAGCCGGAGGCATGGACGCATCTGCCGGCCGTCGATCTGTTCGCATTGCTAAAGAATCTTCAACGGGAGCTGGTCATCGAAGGCAAAGAGACGAAGTCGACATTCGGTCAACGAGCGCGGATTGTGCAACTCGGCGACTTGGTCGGCAAAGCGCTCGATGTGTTCACGGCCTCAACCCGGTCGGGCAATGCGCTGTTGCTGCATACGCGACCAAAAGATCGCGGTTTGTCCATACTGCTGCCACCGACGCGTGATCCGATGGGATCGAATAAATCGGGCGAGCATTCATTTCAGTTGGCTGATTCAAATTATCTCGACTTGCGATTCGCCAAGCGCGTTCATTGGGCGGCGCTGCTCGGCGCATTCCAGCTCATCAGCGAAAAACCGCACGTGCTGTGGCGGCTTGTCAGTTCGATGCTGTCGGATGCCAACGGTTCGGCCCGCGATGAATTGCTTCGCCGGTTGATCAGCCCGGATTCAGTCATTGAAGGCCTAAAAGGGCAGTTTCAGTCGCTCGATGACAAGACGGCGTTGACGCTTTCCCTTGATTCTGTGATTACACAAGATGCTGAGGGCGGCCGGCAGCACTATCGGTTGCGATTGGAATCGGCGGTGGCCGGCGCGATTGTCGCGGAGCATAAAAGCCGGGTGTTTCAACCGGCCATCGACGCGACGCTTGGCGCGCTGCAGCAACTCCTTCAAAGCTCGGAGGAGACGGAAACCGCTCGCCAAAAGTTGGAGTCATTCGGCCGCAGCCTCGGCGAGGATATCTTGCAGGATCTGGCCGATCGATTGCTGGACGAGCGCAGTGAAGCGACACGGCGGCAACCTGACCGAACGCCCCATTTGCGATTGCAAATTCCTGCTGAGTTCATGCGCTATCCATGGGAACTCATCAGCGACCGGCAGGGGATGCTCAGTGATCGCTACGCGCTTGGCCGCCAGGTATTCATGGAGGCCGGCCATGCGCGTCGCGTGATGCAGCGGAAACCCGGGCCAATTGAGGTGTTGGTCATCGGTGATCCCCAATTCTCTCCCGAGTTTGCGCGCCAGTGCGAAAAGACCCATGGCTGGCGACCTCGGCAATTGCCCGGGGCTCAACGCGAGGCGCGCATGGTGATCAATGAATTCGATCGCCTCGGTGACGAACTCTTGGGCATGGTGCCGATCAGAGTGACCCCCCTCGTCGGGGTCCGCGTCACCGTGAATGATGTTCGTCAACATCTCCGCAGCGGCCGGTTCGATATCATCCACTATGCCGGTCATGCGTACTTTGACAAGAAGGATGCCGAATCCAGCGCGTGGCTGCTCAGCGACGCCATGCTCCGCGCGCGCGAAATCCGGAACACGCTGGCGTGGACGGATTCACCGCCGTGGCTCGTCTTCGCCAATGCGTGCGAAGCGGGGATGGATGCGGGGGCTTCCGCCATGCGATATCACAGTGACGTGTTCGGCCTGGCCACCGCGTTCATCAACCAGGCCGTGGCCGCCTACATCGCGCCGCTGTGGCCGGTAGATGATCAGGCGGCCGCTCAACTGGCCGTCGATTTTTATCGTGCGCTGCTGCTCGATCGCGCAAGTCTCGGCGAAGCGCTCCGCTTTGCCAAGTCGATGGCAAAAGACGATCTGCTCGCGGCGAACAATGCAGGCGTTGCGATGCCTGCGCGTAGTGCGCTCAGTTGGGCGAGTGTCGTGCTCTATGGCGATCCGACGCCTCGGCTCCTTGAGTCGTTGTGGACGCCGCACGCCGAGCGCGCAGCTCGGGAAATGGCTCCGGAACCGACCCCGGTGCCGTCGCGGCCGGGCCGTTCGCGCATTCGCATGAAACGCTTGGCCCAGGCCACAGCCAAGGAGATTGATGGTCTCATCGCTGGTCCAGGCATTCGTCAACTCTCCGTTGATGTGGCTCGCGGCATTGAGTCCTTGCCAGAGAAAACTCCCGGATTCGAACTTGTGGAAATCAACGGCATCCGCGTATGGCAGATTATCGATCCGAATACCGGTCAGCGACTTCCGCTGCCCGGTTCCGAACTCGGAACGGCCGCCATGAAGGATTCGGTCAGAGGCGCGCTCGGTCTGGAGCGTGGGTTCAAGGATTACCTGCGCGTTATCGGACGCTGGGTCGTCGGAACGATCACTGGGGATGAAACCAAGCCATTAATTTTCCGTCTGGTTGAGCAATTTGATCGGGAGACGGTCGCCGTCGAACAACTTCTACACATCACATCCGGTCCGCAATATGACCCGCTGCCACGATCCGGACAGTGGGGTTGGCTCGATGGCGCACCAGCCCCAGGCCAGACTGATCGGGTGCTTCTGATTATTCACGGAACGTTCAGCAAGACGGAATCCCCGATAAATGGCCTCGGCGAGCAGTTTCTCGATTGGGCGCGTCAACAGTATCGCGGCGTGATCGGCTACAACCACTGGACACTGTCGAAGTCTCCGGAAGATAACGCCAAGGAACTGTGGGAGCGGCTTGATCCACGCCTACGGACAGGCCATCGACTCGACATCATTACCCATAGTCGCGGCGGCCTGGTGGCGCGCGCGTTGATTGAGCTGGGTAATCACGATGACGCGGTTCGACGCCTCGTGTTTGTCGGAACGCCGAACAGCGGAACGGATCTCGCCAATCCCGACAATTGGGGTCGGGCCGCTGATGTGCTGATCAATCTTGCGCATGCTGATCCGACGGGTTTTTACGGACGACTGAGCGGACTCTTCGTTCAGCTCCTGGTCCGAGGTGCCGTGAAAGCGATTCCTGGCCTGCACGCGCAAAACCCGACGGCTCAAGGCACATCCGATTTCCTGCGTCGCCTGCAAAGTCCGGCTCCACTTCCCAAGAATGTCAGCTATGCTGCCATCGCCGCAAACTACGAACCCGAGCGCGATGAATTCAATCTCAAACGATTACTCAGTGAAGCCGGAGACGCGACCATTGACGCATTTTTCGGCGATCCTAACGATCTTGTGGTAGACACCGCGCATGTCTGGTCGGTAGACGCGACACCGAACCTCGAAACCGTCGGCCCCGTCATCCCAGCACACCGCATCCTCATCTTCAACCCCGACCCGAAGGTTCCGACTCCTCCCGGCGTTCTCGTTCACTCGATGAGCGGCGTCCATCACACGAACCTGTTCACCTGGCCGCAGACGCGAGATTTCCTTCGCCGGCATTTGGCGTAA
- a CDS encoding putative Caspase-1, p20 (Evidence 3 : Function proposed based on presence of conserved amino acid motif, structural feature or limited homology): MAKKALLVGINKYKVPGADLRGCVNDVKNLSAALMKYYGFSQGNIKVVADYDATQKRMQTEIERLIAKAKPGDVLLVHYSGHGSNVPDKSGDEADHRDEILCPTDLDWKDPLLDDWLRTQFDTLPPKVNLTVIMDCCHSGSNTRELRPPDAKRIERFLPSPLDLLAAESGRRLRGAVRGQRALLRKGIKKGKDVVNVNIPELLITGCRDTQTSADAYIGGKYNGALTYNLVEAIKEKKGQLTYRELHARTIELLKKGKFDQVPQLEGRAVSFDRLFLSPV, translated from the coding sequence ATGGCAAAAAAGGCATTGCTTGTAGGGATCAACAAGTACAAAGTTCCTGGCGCAGACCTGCGCGGCTGCGTGAATGACGTGAAAAACCTCAGTGCTGCGCTGATGAAGTATTACGGCTTCAGTCAGGGCAATATCAAGGTTGTTGCTGATTACGATGCGACACAAAAACGCATGCAGACCGAAATCGAAAGGCTGATCGCAAAGGCCAAACCCGGCGATGTGCTGCTGGTGCACTATTCCGGGCACGGTTCGAATGTGCCGGACAAGAGCGGTGACGAGGCGGATCATCGGGATGAGATTCTTTGCCCGACCGATCTTGACTGGAAAGATCCTTTGCTCGACGATTGGCTGCGAACTCAATTCGATACACTGCCGCCGAAGGTGAATCTGACGGTCATCATGGATTGCTGCCATTCAGGGTCGAACACGCGTGAGTTGCGTCCGCCCGATGCCAAGCGAATCGAGCGGTTCCTGCCATCTCCATTGGATCTTCTTGCGGCCGAATCGGGGCGGCGACTCAGAGGCGCGGTGAGGGGTCAGCGGGCGCTGCTGAGAAAGGGGATCAAGAAAGGCAAAGACGTGGTGAACGTCAATATCCCGGAACTGCTCATCACGGGTTGTCGCGACACGCAAACGTCCGCTGATGCCTACATCGGCGGGAAGTACAACGGGGCGCTGACGTACAACCTGGTTGAAGCGATCAAGGAGAAGAAAGGTCAATTGACGTATCGCGAACTACATGCACGGACGATTGAATTGCTCAAGAAAGGCAAGTTCGATCAAGTGCCGCAGCTCGAAGGTCGGGCGGTGAGCTTTGATCGATTGTTCCTCTCACCCGTGTAA
- a CDS encoding exported protein of unknown function (Evidence 5 : No homology to any previously reported sequences), translated as MKPFRRLTAILALCLLVQIVAVSWARAEETTIGADLSAGAISVIATVITFPLKLVTCAATVVLGGTAYGLTMGTSEIIREELVAGTNYTCGGRFYVSPQQVKQLARESELRQ; from the coding sequence ATGAAGCCTTTCAGGCGACTGACAGCGATCCTTGCGCTGTGCCTCTTGGTGCAGATCGTAGCAGTGTCATGGGCAAGGGCCGAGGAGACGACCATCGGGGCAGACCTGTCTGCCGGCGCCATCAGCGTGATTGCTACGGTCATTACGTTTCCACTGAAGCTTGTCACCTGTGCTGCGACGGTGGTGCTTGGCGGGACGGCCTACGGACTTACTATGGGGACCAGCGAGATCATTCGAGAGGAGTTGGTGGCCGGGACCAACTATACCTGCGGTGGGCGATTCTATGTGTCGCCCCAGCAGGTCAAGCAGCTTGCGCGAGAATCAGAACTGAGACAGTAG
- a CDS encoding conserved exported protein of unknown function (Evidence 4 : Homologs of previously reported genes of unknown function): MKKTVRASVLAIALSTALTTQAVAGELAASTPGQKALRGVTNLTLGLFIEWPKTICYEAREQGPLYGIPAGFLSGFGLGLMRVGAGVWELATFPIPLPADYKPLLSPRYPFEPGRTVVSPALIARPQTATP; the protein is encoded by the coding sequence ATGAAAAAGACCGTGCGTGCTAGTGTGCTTGCGATTGCGCTATCGACAGCCCTCACCACTCAGGCCGTTGCTGGGGAGCTGGCCGCCTCTACGCCGGGCCAGAAGGCTCTGAGAGGTGTGACGAACCTGACCCTTGGACTATTCATTGAATGGCCGAAGACGATCTGCTATGAGGCGCGAGAGCAGGGTCCGCTTTATGGGATTCCGGCCGGCTTCCTTTCGGGCTTCGGTCTTGGATTGATGCGGGTTGGCGCCGGAGTGTGGGAGCTCGCAACGTTTCCGATCCCGCTCCCGGCCGATTACAAACCGCTCTTGAGCCCACGCTATCCCTTTGAACCCGGGCGGACGGTAGTATCGCCTGCGCTCATCGCGCGCCCACAGACGGCGACGCCCTAA
- a CDS encoding Thioesterase superfamily protein, producing MGFMDYEDDQMCFVCGKQNADGLHLHFEMIGDDRIRTEFTPPKRFQGWKDILHGGIIATILDEVMVNGAYLRNIHAVTTKLEMRLRRPAAIGARLIFYGQIIKQDTRTVTTKAWAEQEDGTIVAEATGLLMKV from the coding sequence ATGGGATTCATGGACTACGAAGACGATCAGATGTGCTTTGTCTGCGGCAAGCAGAACGCAGACGGCCTGCATCTGCATTTCGAGATGATCGGCGATGATCGGATCAGGACTGAGTTTACCCCGCCAAAGCGGTTTCAAGGCTGGAAAGATATCTTGCATGGGGGGATTATCGCGACCATTCTTGACGAGGTGATGGTCAACGGCGCCTATTTGCGGAACATCCACGCTGTGACCACCAAACTCGAGATGAGGCTCAGGCGCCCGGCTGCCATCGGAGCGCGATTGATCTTTTACGGGCAGATCATCAAGCAGGATACCAGGACCGTCACGACGAAGGCGTGGGCCGAGCAGGAGGACGGGACAATCGTTGCAGAGGCTACCGGCCTTTTGATGAAAGTCTGA
- a CDS encoding Peptide methionine sulfoxide reductase msrB (Peptide-methionine (R)-S-oxide reductase) (modular protein) — MTANADCLSSETIRLLRAELAAISDTKLKVPNIFQDTNLPRKSVHSQLLDHLTQGDGTLSRRVKRGRMNMQDELLKTDEQWKARLTPEQFYVCRQQGTERPFSGEYYACQDNGIYQCVCCGNALFSSETKFDSGTGWPSFWAPLAPDQITTAEDTTLSMRRIEVRCSRCGAHLGHVFHDGPPPRDTPSLLHQFCRLEAGEGVGSR; from the coding sequence ATGACTGCAAATGCCGACTGCCTATCATCTGAGACCATCCGGCTGCTGAGAGCTGAGTTAGCGGCAATATCCGACACAAAGCTGAAGGTGCCAAATATTTTTCAGGATACCAATCTGCCGCGTAAATCGGTACACTCGCAGTTACTCGATCATCTTACGCAAGGCGATGGTACGCTGAGCCGACGGGTCAAGCGAGGAAGGATGAACATGCAGGACGAGCTACTCAAGACTGATGAGCAATGGAAGGCGCGGCTGACGCCTGAGCAGTTTTACGTCTGTCGGCAACAAGGGACTGAAAGACCGTTTTCAGGTGAATACTACGCGTGTCAAGATAATGGAATCTACCAGTGCGTCTGCTGCGGTAATGCGTTGTTCAGTTCGGAGACCAAGTTCGACTCGGGGACCGGATGGCCCAGCTTTTGGGCTCCTCTTGCGCCGGATCAGATCACAACCGCGGAGGATACCACGCTGTCAATGCGACGCATTGAGGTGCGCTGTAGCCGGTGTGGGGCGCACCTAGGTCACGTCTTTCACGACGGCCCACCGCCGCGCGACACACCTTCGCTACTGCATCAATTCTGTCGCCTTGAGGCTGGTGAAGGGGTAGGATCGCGCTAA
- a CDS encoding conserved protein of unknown function (Evidence 4 : Homologs of previously reported genes of unknown function), protein MREAARRVVTLLTDFGLSDPFVGIMKGVILGINPHVALVDLCHSGKAYDVAEAALLLITSYRYFPAGTIHIAVVDPGVGGPRRPILVTCDDHLFIGPDNGLLALLAAKAGSTVRVITATGYFLQPVSATFHGRDIFAPIAGHLSLGAQPDECGELIDDYVRLVIPRPVQSGISSIRGEILYIDRFGNLMTNIARLDLERLETVDSPAAYVVSVAGLEIPVVACYGQVAPAASGAIIGSAEYLEIFVNQGDASRLLGIGRGCEVVVGRPKRRNFDNP, encoded by the coding sequence ATGAGAGAGGCCGCACGCCGGGTTGTCACGTTGCTGACCGATTTCGGATTGAGTGACCCGTTCGTCGGCATCATGAAAGGGGTGATCCTTGGGATTAATCCCCATGTGGCGCTTGTCGATCTGTGTCATAGCGGTAAGGCATATGACGTTGCCGAAGCGGCATTGCTGCTTATCACGTCGTACCGCTACTTCCCCGCCGGCACGATCCATATCGCAGTGGTTGATCCGGGGGTCGGCGGGCCTCGTCGGCCGATCCTGGTCACGTGTGACGACCATCTGTTCATCGGCCCGGACAACGGACTGCTGGCCCTGCTGGCAGCGAAGGCCGGGTCGACGGTCAGGGTCATTACTGCGACCGGATATTTCCTCCAGCCGGTCAGCGCCACCTTTCACGGACGCGATATTTTTGCCCCCATAGCGGGCCATCTGTCGCTTGGGGCTCAACCTGATGAGTGCGGAGAGCTCATTGATGACTACGTCCGTCTGGTGATCCCGCGCCCGGTACAGTCCGGGATCTCATCGATCAGAGGGGAAATCCTCTACATCGATCGGTTCGGCAATCTGATGACGAACATTGCCCGGCTTGACCTGGAGCGGTTGGAGACCGTGGATTCCCCTGCAGCATACGTGGTATCCGTTGCCGGCTTGGAGATTCCGGTGGTTGCCTGTTACGGCCAAGTCGCCCCCGCCGCTTCCGGCGCGATCATTGGAAGCGCAGAGTATCTGGAGATCTTCGTAAATCAGGGAGATGCGTCACGGCTCCTCGGCATAGGCCGCGGATGTGAGGTTGTGGTCGGCAGGCCGAAGCGTCGCAACTTTGACAACCCGTAA
- a CDS encoding protein of unknown function (Evidence 5 : No homology to any previously reported sequences), with product MRTSNSSAKPPYHKTKRRSSLSEIICLKHKRPQTPEARDFLDLCGAEAGTRTPMSVRPLRPERSASTNSATSA from the coding sequence TTGAGGACCTCAAACAGCTCTGCGAAACCCCCCTACCATAAAACAAAGAGGCGGTCATCGCTGTCAGAGATCATCTGCCTGAAACATAAAAGGCCTCAGACGCCTGAGGCCCGTGACTTCTTGGATTTGTGTGGTGCCGAAGCGGGGACTCGAACCCCGATGAGCGTACGCCCACTGCGCCCTGAACGCAGCGCGTCTACCAATTCCGCCACTTCGGCATGA